From the genome of Natranaerovirga pectinivora, one region includes:
- a CDS encoding NUDIX domain-containing protein translates to MRLLKKMVHKDVQSIEGKIFERRAARGIILKGSRIFLLYTKRYNDYSFPGGGVDLGEDLITGLKRELAEETGAKNIEIISEFGYIDEYRPHYKPEYDLIHMMSYFYICKIDDEFDEVSLEDYEIANGMSAVWIEIEEAIKHNKEVMANQEESMGLSIERETLVLELVEKELI, encoded by the coding sequence GTGAGATTGCTAAAAAAAATGGTACATAAGGATGTACAAAGCATAGAGGGTAAGATATTTGAAAGAAGAGCAGCAAGAGGCATAATATTAAAAGGTTCAAGAATCTTTTTGCTTTACACAAAAAGATACAATGATTATAGCTTTCCAGGTGGTGGTGTAGATCTGGGGGAAGACTTAATAACAGGCCTTAAAAGAGAATTAGCTGAAGAAACAGGTGCCAAAAACATTGAGATAATAAGTGAATTTGGCTACATTGATGAATATAGACCCCACTATAAACCAGAATATGATTTAATCCATATGATGTCTTATTTTTATATATGTAAAATTGACGATGAATTTGATGAAGTAAGCCTAGAAGATTATGAGATTGCCAATGGCATGTCTGCTGTATGGATAGAAATTGAAGAAGCCATCAAACATAACAAAGAAGTTATGGCAAACCAAGAAGAATCAATGGGATTATCAATAGAAAGAGAAACACTGGTATTAGAATTGGTAGAAAAAGAATTGATATAA